In a single window of the Candidatus Celerinatantimonas neptuna genome:
- the lrp_1 gene encoding Leucine-responsive regulatory protein, giving the protein MLKLDKTDRLILEVMQQNGRISNLELADRVGLSPSPCSRRVKQLEDSGFIRRHVTLLNASKLNLTLTAYIHISMDRHTPERFEGFEREVGKYEEVMECMLVTGNDSDYQLKVMVPDMEHFQHFLLGKLTRIPGVTGVRSSFILRTVIDHTELPLNHVQDFQEG; this is encoded by the coding sequence ATGCTGAAGCTGGATAAAACAGATCGGTTAATTTTAGAAGTAATGCAACAAAATGGTCGCATTAGCAATTTAGAATTGGCTGATCGTGTCGGATTATCACCATCCCCTTGTTCTAGGCGTGTTAAACAACTGGAAGATTCAGGTTTTATCAGACGTCATGTCACACTTCTTAATGCCAGTAAATTGAATCTCACCTTGACGGCATATATTCATATATCTATGGACCGACATACTCCCGAACGTTTTGAAGGGTTTGAGAGAGAAGTAGGGAAATATGAAGAAGTCATGGAATGTATGTTGGTGACAGGGAACGATTCTGATTACCAGTTAAAAGTGATGGTTCCGGATATGGAACATTTCCAGCATTTTTTATTGGGTAAATTGACCCGAATTCCCGGTGTTACCGGCGTTCGTTCCAGTTTTATTTTGAGAACTGTTATTGACCATACTGAATTACCTCTAAATCATGTTCAAGATTTTCAGGAAGGTTAA
- the ribC gene encoding Riboflavin synthase has protein sequence MYSGIIHGSYPVTEIRRQPNLLSFSVNLPEELINDLHLGASIAVDGVCQTVRTIDGSHIWFDAMQETLDKTTLNTLKIGQKINIERSLRYHEENGGHEISGHVDGKLTVIHVEQTCNNHIITLKVPSEFRKYVFNKGFLAIHGASLTVSNWDIKNGTFKIYLIPETLRLTNLGEFHPHDQLNFEIERRTQTIVDTVERYLSENAINFQKHK, from the coding sequence ATGTACAGCGGCATAATTCATGGTAGTTATCCGGTTACTGAAATTCGTCGGCAACCCAATTTGCTTTCATTCTCAGTTAACTTACCTGAAGAATTAATAAACGACCTCCATTTGGGGGCCAGTATTGCTGTCGACGGAGTCTGCCAAACAGTCAGAACAATTGATGGTTCACACATCTGGTTCGATGCTATGCAGGAAACATTAGATAAAACCACATTGAATACGCTCAAAATAGGTCAAAAAATAAATATAGAACGATCCTTACGGTATCACGAAGAAAATGGAGGACACGAGATCTCAGGGCATGTTGATGGAAAACTCACCGTCATACACGTTGAACAGACCTGTAACAACCACATCATCACACTTAAGGTTCCATCAGAGTTTAGGAAATACGTCTTTAATAAAGGATTCTTAGCAATCCATGGCGCTAGTTTAACCGTCAGTAACTGGGATATAAAAAATGGAACATTCAAAATATACCTGATCCCAGAAACGCTTAGACTCACAAACCTGGGCGAATTTCACCCTCATGATCAGCTAAATTTCGAAATAGAGAGACGAACTCAAACAATTGTCGATACAGTCGAAAGATATCTTAGTGAGAACGCCATAAATTTTCAAAAACATAAATAA
- the yfnB gene encoding Putative HAD-hydrolase YfnB — protein MNYQHIFFDLDHTLWDFERNARKALRQLYQQFLSLSQFSEQCFIDVYEQVNHQLWALFDRGGIDKQNLRRLRFPQTFEILHANESDYSISCDEMDQWYIEHCSKMDGLFSGCHQCLSALKQHFQLHLITNGFAETQHQKLLSSNLTGYFQQIFISDELGIHKPNPAIFEHAMSEVGAVAAECLMVGDNLVADIDGARKVGIDQVWFNPKSLNSNDPMTYQIHQLDELPKLLGIG, from the coding sequence ATGAATTATCAACATATCTTTTTTGATTTAGACCATACGTTATGGGACTTTGAGCGTAATGCTAGAAAGGCCTTAAGACAGTTGTATCAACAGTTTTTATCTTTAAGTCAGTTTTCTGAACAGTGCTTTATTGACGTGTATGAACAAGTTAATCATCAGTTATGGGCGTTGTTTGATCGGGGGGGAATTGATAAACAAAACTTACGTCGATTACGTTTCCCTCAAACTTTTGAAATTCTACATGCCAACGAGAGTGATTATTCCATTAGTTGTGATGAGATGGACCAATGGTATATTGAACATTGTTCAAAGATGGATGGCCTATTTTCAGGGTGTCACCAATGTTTATCAGCTTTGAAGCAGCATTTCCAGTTACATTTAATTACGAATGGTTTTGCTGAAACGCAACATCAGAAACTATTATCGTCAAATTTAACAGGATATTTTCAGCAGATCTTCATATCAGATGAATTGGGTATTCATAAACCAAATCCGGCTATTTTTGAACATGCTATGAGTGAAGTCGGTGCGGTTGCAGCTGAGTGTCTGATGGTTGGCGATAATTTGGTTGCTGATATTGATGGTGCGAGAAAAGTTGGAATCGATCAGGTTTGGTTTAATCCGAAATCACTTAATTCAAATGATCCGATGACCTATCAAATCCATCAATTAGATGAACTACCTAAATTATTAGGTATTGGATAG
- the nemA gene encoding N-ethylmaleimide reductase: MNHSLLLEPYSLNNSIHLTNRIVMAPMTRCMADEDLIPTKAMADYYTARADVGLIITEATIIRPDGQGYPNTPGIYNKKQIDGWNQVTSQVHQANGTIFCQIWHTGRIAHPSFFDPNGYPIAPSAIAAKGSVPRQRHLTYQTPHAVTLSEIKTLVEDYVKSAQNAIKAGFDGIEIHAANGYLIDQFLHFDSNQRIDEYGNSPENMIRFLLEITDAITEEIGGQRVGVRLSPLGYINSITPVSRDREVFDLLLMELDKRKLAYIHGGLFDDSMQDSIFDGNINDYLKAHTCHPYIGVGGLTPITASQGISKGRFDLAAIGRPLIANPDYIECLETHKDLKSYNEQMLSTLI, encoded by the coding sequence ATGAACCATTCTTTGTTATTGGAACCTTATTCCCTTAATAATTCTATCCATCTAACCAATCGTATTGTCATGGCCCCTATGACGCGTTGTATGGCAGATGAAGACCTAATACCGACTAAGGCCATGGCAGATTATTACACTGCGCGAGCGGATGTAGGACTTATTATTACAGAGGCAACGATCATCCGCCCAGATGGTCAGGGTTATCCAAACACACCAGGAATATACAATAAAAAACAAATAGATGGCTGGAACCAAGTCACAAGTCAGGTCCACCAGGCAAATGGAACTATCTTTTGCCAGATTTGGCATACAGGACGTATTGCCCATCCATCATTTTTTGATCCAAACGGATATCCCATCGCACCTTCAGCTATTGCTGCAAAAGGCTCAGTGCCCAGACAGAGGCATTTAACCTATCAAACACCTCATGCAGTCACGCTCTCGGAAATAAAAACTCTCGTCGAAGACTACGTAAAATCCGCTCAAAACGCGATAAAAGCAGGATTCGATGGCATAGAAATCCATGCAGCTAATGGTTATCTCATTGATCAATTTCTACATTTCGATAGTAACCAACGTATTGATGAATATGGTAATAGCCCAGAGAATATGATACGCTTTTTACTTGAAATCACAGATGCAATAACCGAAGAAATTGGTGGGCAACGGGTCGGGGTACGATTGTCACCATTAGGTTATATCAACAGCATTACGCCAGTCTCCAGAGACAGGGAAGTATTTGATCTACTTCTCATGGAACTTGATAAACGCAAATTAGCATATATTCATGGCGGATTGTTTGATGATTCTATGCAAGATTCAATATTTGATGGTAATATCAATGATTATCTTAAAGCTCATACCTGCCATCCATATATTGGTGTTGGAGGCCTAACCCCGATAACAGCCAGCCAGGGAATTTCAAAAGGCCGATTTGATCTCGCAGCAATTGGACGACCATTAATAGCAAATCCTGACTATATCGAATGCTTAGAAACTCATAAAGACTTGAAGTCATATAATGAACAAATGTTATCGACGTTGATTTAA